In the Sphingomonas sp. LM7 genome, one interval contains:
- a CDS encoding copper resistance system multicopper oxidase, translated as MFGSIDRRGVLRGAALAGGTAALGRWMPAWAQSISPGLAAAPSLSGNDITLHVAHQMLTVDGRRSHAIAVNGTVPAPLIRLREGQQAQLHVVNDLDEETSIHWHGLILPFQMDGVPGISFPGIPARTRFTYQFPVVQSGTYWYHSHSGLQEQMGHYGPIVIDPTGLDPVAFDREHVIVLSDHSPLHPHQIFLKLKQQPGIFNRQRQTLAGQLAGKDQSPRDRREWGNMRMDPTDIADVTGATYTYLVNGHGPRDNWTGLFRPGERVRLRIVNASAMTIFNFRIPGLRLSVVQADGQNVRPVEVDELQITIAETYDVIVTPTEERAYTIVAESVDRSGMARATLAPRAGMIAAVPPLRPRPIATMKDMGMDMSGMNHAGMGHDMAMRDGANAPQVRLGPGVQTIAPMPVDRTGDPGQGLDDVGHRVLTYRDLVALTPNPDVRAPSRTLEIHLTGNMERYMWSFDGEKLSEVRKPIAFTTGERLRVTLINDTMMSHPIHLHGHFFELVTGHGDHSPRKHTVNVLPGGKVSWDVTAVAGDWAFHCHMLYHMHAGMMQVLRVRPLEDAA; from the coding sequence ATGTTTGGTTCGATCGATCGCCGCGGCGTGCTGCGCGGCGCCGCACTCGCCGGAGGCACCGCCGCGCTCGGGCGCTGGATGCCCGCCTGGGCACAGTCCATTTCCCCGGGGCTGGCCGCAGCACCCTCCCTTTCGGGCAACGACATCACCCTGCATGTCGCACACCAGATGCTGACCGTCGACGGCCGCCGCAGCCACGCCATCGCCGTCAATGGCACCGTCCCTGCCCCGCTGATCCGCTTGCGCGAAGGCCAGCAGGCGCAGTTGCATGTGGTCAACGATCTCGACGAGGAGACGTCCATTCATTGGCACGGGCTGATCCTGCCCTTCCAGATGGACGGCGTACCCGGCATTTCGTTCCCAGGCATCCCGGCGCGGACGCGCTTCACCTATCAATTTCCGGTCGTCCAGTCGGGCACCTATTGGTATCACAGCCATTCGGGGCTCCAGGAGCAGATGGGGCATTACGGACCGATCGTGATCGACCCCACCGGCCTCGATCCGGTCGCGTTCGACCGCGAGCATGTGATCGTGCTGTCGGATCACAGCCCGCTCCATCCGCACCAGATCTTCCTCAAGCTCAAGCAGCAGCCCGGCATCTTCAATCGCCAGCGCCAGACGCTCGCCGGGCAATTGGCAGGCAAGGACCAGTCGCCAAGGGATCGCCGCGAATGGGGCAATATGCGGATGGACCCCACCGACATCGCCGACGTGACGGGCGCGACCTATACCTATCTGGTCAACGGCCACGGCCCGCGCGACAATTGGACCGGGCTGTTCCGCCCCGGCGAGCGCGTGCGGCTGCGCATCGTCAATGCCTCGGCGATGACGATCTTCAATTTCCGCATTCCCGGCCTGCGGCTCAGCGTGGTGCAGGCTGACGGCCAGAACGTCCGCCCGGTCGAAGTCGACGAACTTCAGATCACCATCGCCGAAACCTATGACGTGATCGTCACGCCGACCGAGGAGCGCGCCTACACGATCGTCGCCGAATCGGTCGATCGATCGGGCATGGCGCGCGCGACGCTGGCGCCGCGTGCCGGGATGATCGCGGCGGTCCCGCCGCTGCGCCCGCGGCCGATCGCGACGATGAAGGACATGGGAATGGACATGTCCGGCATGAACCACGCTGGCATGGGCCACGACATGGCCATGCGCGACGGCGCCAATGCGCCGCAGGTGAGGCTCGGCCCCGGCGTCCAGACGATCGCACCGATGCCGGTCGACCGCACCGGAGACCCCGGACAGGGTCTCGACGATGTCGGTCACCGCGTCCTGACTTATCGCGACCTGGTCGCGCTGACGCCCAACCCCGATGTCCGCGCGCCGTCCCGCACGCTCGAGATCCACCTGACCGGCAACATGGAACGGTATATGTGGTCGTTCGACGGGGAGAAGCTCAGCGAAGTCCGCAAACCGATCGCCTTCACCACCGGCGAGCGCCTCCGCGTCACGCTGATCAACGACACGATGATGTCGCACCCGATCCATCTCCACGGCCATTTCTTCGAGCTGGTAACCGGCCATGGCGATCATTCGCCGCGCAAGCATACGGTCAACGTGCTGCCCGGCGGCAAGGTGAGTTGGGATGTCACTGCCGTCGCC